TCGCTTAAACTTACGATCACTTAGATAAATATATTCTAAACCTAATTCAATATCAGTTGGTTCAAAGCCGTTAATGTACAACCCGTATGTTTCATCACCCACGACATTGCGATTCGCAGGGATATCCGAAACTAATAGTGGCAGACCCAACGTCAGAGATTCTAGCAACACCATCGGTTGTCCTTCATAAAATGAAGGTAGTACGAAAACATCGTTTTCTGATACAAATCGAAACGGATTATCTAAATGTCCCAAGACAAAAATATGCTCTGTCATCTTTGTCTCTTTAACCGCAGCAATTAATTCCTCTTCCAAAGGACCTTTACCTAAGATATAAAGTCTTGTCTTAGGATGTTTCTGATTAAACAAAGCAAATCCTTTAATTAAGGCAACCTGATTCTTTTCAGGCGATAAACGTCCCATATTAATAAAATTACAATAGTCTGGATCCAATGGTTCTACACGACTACCCGCTAGGTCGTATTTAGGTAATTGATACGCCTGCTTTTCCAATGCAACTTGTTGAGCAGCTTTTTCTTTTAAAGCTTGAAGAGATTGTTCTGCAGTCAATATATCTAAATGCTTTTCTTCAATATAAGCCATTGATGAATCCCTGAGTGTTACACCAATAAAGTTACCTTTTGATGTTTTTACTCGTTCAACTGTCTCTAAAACTTCTCCCAAATATTGATTAACAAGTGTTGACTCAAGCAGCTGACTGTTCGTCACACCATCTGGTAATTGCCAAATTGGTAATTCAGTTACACTCTCTTTATTTTTCACGTAGTATTGGAATGGTTCAACATGTTGACTCGCACTAATTTCCAGTTGTTTAGCCAAACGATTCGCTCGCGTGCGATAATACAACCATAATGGGCTAAATCTAGATAATTTATGAATACGTGTTAATGAACTATAAGCCAACCAACCTAATTCTTGCCCTAAATGACTAACCAGTACATAGTCACCTTTTGACGTTTTGGCTAGTTTTGAGAACATCAAATAGGTTCCTTTAAAATCCCTAGCATATGCTACTTTCGTATTTTCACTAGGTCCCTCTTGATTTCCTTTCCAAATAGGATTATCTAGTTTTCTTGCTACGGTTCCTAAACCGACATAGTCACTAATGTTTTCTACAACTAGGGTTAATGACTCAGATAAATAATCACTCGCAATCCATCCTAAAGGCAAATCATTTAGCAGTACTTTATCATAAGATTGATTGTTTTCTTGTAACGTGGCGATACTAGTGATTTTATCAGTTGAATTAACAATGATAGTTTGTCCCTGATGATTCTTTAGTTTTTCTAAATTATCAAAGAAAACTACTTCACCACTATTTTTCAACTCTTTTGGTTGCTCTTTGACTATTAGTTTTTCAACTTGCTTGCTATCTTCTACGATTTCTTGAGCATGCTCACCTAGAATAGCTTGAATATTAATCGTATTTACCGCATAAGTCATCTGTTCTGGTTTAACAAACTCTGACAATTTCTCTTGATTAACTGCCATAGTCATTGGACTTACACTAATGATTTTGTCAAATTTATAGTAATTCTCAAAAAGACTTCTTAATCCACGATACATCGGCATTTCGCCATTCACTTCACGATGCGCATCAGCATATAAATCATTATGAGCAAAAACTAAATAACGATTAGCTTGTGCACCTAAAATGTTTTTTGCCCAAAAAAGACTATAGCCACTGAAATCAATAGCCGCATCAAACGTTAAATTCCCCAATAAGCGGTTAACATCACGACGGTAAGCACGCTCTGGATAAATGACTGGTTCATCTGAATCAAAGTCACGATGGATTAAACGACGATTATCTTCGGCTTCTTCGACACTCCAAATCGAAGCCCCTGTTCGATATAGACAACGAACATTTGAATTAAGGCGATCAAAATTATAGCGAACCTCTTTCAATTTTGGTTCATCCGCCAAAACAGTCACATCATATTGCTCATAGTTAATATTATCCATCAAATTTAAGAAACTTGTTGTGATACCGTTTTTACGCATCCCGCCTGGATAAATCAAGAGTTTTTTCTTGTCTGTTTTTAGTGATAACTGTTTAACATCAGAACGTTCTTTGCCATTAAACATAATATCGAGATAATCTTCGGTCACTTGACCGTTATCATAGGCTACCATTCTTTCTTTCATTGAGCGATAGTTAGCTTGGTATGGCGCAATGGCTTGCTCCACGTCACTCAATAAATCAATTAAATTGGTCATACTTTCAGCCGTAGGACCTGGTAAAGTATCAAGTTCCAAGTACATGCCACGTTCCGCTAAATATACTTCTTTATCCCAAACGTAGAAAATAATTGGCTTATCTGTCACTAGAAAATCAAAGAAAATACTTGAATAATCTGTGACTAACACATCTACTAAGCTTAATAACTCATTCGCATCTAAGTAATCAGAGATTAAGTGTCCTGCTAAACGTTCATCATCTTTTAAATGTTTGTACGCAAACGGATGGGCCTTGATTAAAATATTATACTCATTTGAGAATTTCACGGTTAATTGTTCTACTTCTTGAACCGTTTGTTCGATTGTATTTTGAGCATTCCCCACTGCCTTACCACGCCAAGTTGGCGTATATAATAAAGTCTTCTTCGTTTCATCTAATACAATACCAAACGTCGATAACTTAGCTTGTAGTTCAGATTTAGGAGCGTTTAACGTTAAGTCGATTCGTGGATAACCATGTTCAATGATAGTCCCTTCATAGACATCATTTAACTTATACGCACGTTTAAAAATATCCGTTGTATGGGCATTGGGTGATAACAGATAATCTGTCATCAAGAAATTACGCATGACATTTTGCGCTCCGTAAATAGCACCTGGCATATCAAAGCCCATTAATTTTAGCGGCGTTCCATGCCATGTGTTGATATACACTTGATTTGGTCGTTTCACAAAAAACGTTTGGAACGTCGAGTTGGTGATAACATATTTTGACGTTAACATCGCATCCACATACTCAAGCGTGTCACGTTCAACTACCGTTATACGTTGACGATAAGCTTCTGGGACATTTAATAATGCTTCTTCGTGATCTTTTTTCAACACCCAAATATGCTTCAAGTGTTGATAGTTCTCATCTGCCACTAATTTCAAGAAAATAGCGTATGGCGAATCAGTGATAGATGCTCCGTCACGGGTTTCATATAGTACCGCATTCTCATCAATTACAGCTGTTTCATAATATGTCCCATAATGTTCACGTATTAAGTGGTACATGCTCTTTTGTTTTTTCTTTTTCTTGCTGCTAAATAGTTGTATCATGTTCTAACTTCCTTAATTCTATTTTTTAACATCACAATAGTCACACCAAAAATGGTATTAAAACTCTAAAAAAGTGAAGATTTTACTCTTCACTTTTTTATTAAGTATGTCATTTTTTAAGTTGATCAGCAAACCAGTACCTAATCAATGATTATTTTTCATTTCATGTGCTACTAATTTTTCTAACCCTTGTTTAATATTAAATTTAGGTTCATACCCTAGTTGCTTCAATTTATCAATTGAAGCGTAAGAATCTTTAATGTCGCCTTTTCTAGCTTCTTGATAAATAACATCTAACTTTACATTTAAAATTTCATTTAATGTACTAATCACGGTATTCAAATTAGTATTAATTGCTGTTCCAACATTATAAACTTCACCAATTGTTTCTTCAGACTCCGCGACTAATAGTAAAGCATCTAAGACATCTTCAACAAATACGAAATCTCTAGTTTGTTCCCCATCACCGAATAACGTAAACATTACTTTTTCTCCATTTTTGGTTTTAATCACTCTGTCTAATAAAATAGAGATAACGCCTGAATAAGGTGAGCTAGGATTTTGATTAGGTCCATATACATTAAAGAATCTAGTAGCCGATGTCTTAATACCAAATAATTTTTCAGCATTTAATAATGTACGTTCTGCTGCATATTTATCCACAGCATATGGTGTTAGTGGATTAATGATTGAATTTTCAGTTTTCGGTAAGACGGGATCATCACCATAAACTGCCGCTGATGAAGCAAATACAATTCTGTTAATAGTTGGTTGATATACTCTAACTAATTCTAATAAATTTAGTGCACTACTATAATTCACTTCATGTGTTTCAACCGGACGTTCAACTGAATCAGCAACACTTGCTACTGCTGCCAAGTGAAAAATATAGTCAAATTTATTAGAAGAAATCAATCCTTTCATTAACGATTGATCCGTCACTGAACCTTCAATGAATGTCAAATTAGCTGATGCTACTAAATTTTCTTTTTTACCCATTGATAAGTCATCAATTACTGTGACTTCATGTCCCTTTTTCAGCAATTTATTGCTTAGGTTAGAGCCTATAAATCCTGCCCCTCCCGTGACTAAATAATGCATTTTACCGCCTCAATTCTTTATTTTTTATAACTAAATTCCCTACACTTGTTTTTATATTTATCTAACTTTGAACGTAAAAAATTGCTAGATAATTAAGATAATAATTCATAAAAACTTGCAATTGCTTCTTGATTGTACTGTTCATAGTCAAATGTTTTAAATACTTTTTGATTTAAATAAATACGTTCTAATCCATTCTCAATATCTTCGGGTTCAAATCCGTTAATATATAAACCATACTCTTCCTCACCAACTATATTACGGTTGGCAGGAATATCCGTTGTTATCAGTGGCACGCCTAACGTCATCGCTTCAAGCAACACCATTGGCTGGCCTTCATAAAACGATGTCAGAGTGAAGACATCATTTAGTTTTACAAACTCAAATGGTTTATCCAAGTGGCCTAGTAAAAAGACTTTTGACTCCATATTTAATTCTTTTACTAAATCAATTAGCTCTGAAGCTAATTGTCCTTGACCTAACAAATATAAACGTGATTTTGGATATTTTTCATTAAATAGGGCAAAACCTTTAATTAGCGATGCTTGGTTTTTTTCTGGAGATAAACGTCCCATAGTCACGATATTATAATAATCTGAATCTATACCGTCAACCTCACTTCCAACTAAATCAACTTCTGGAAGACCAATAGTTTCATTCAGCTCTTCTTTTTCATTTAAAGATGTTTGCTGCTTGGCTTCTATTAGTTGTAGAGCTTTCTCTTCAGGCATGATGGTTAGGTAAGTTTCTTCAACATAACCTATTTTTTCTCCATCAAGTTTTAACCCTACAAAACTGCCTTTATTCGTTGTAATGCGCTCATATGCTTCTAATACTTCACCCTCGTATTGAGCTACTGATTCTGTTATCAACTTACTGTTTGTTACACCATTTGGTAAATTCCATAAGGTTAAGTTGGCATCAGACGTGTTCAACATAACATATATCTGTAAATCCTCGATTTTTTTACTAAAACCAATTCCTAAACGTTTGTCTAGCTCCTTACTTTTCTTATTGAAATAAGCCCATAACGGTGACCATCTAGAAAGTTCATGAATACGAGTTAACGGCCTAATCGAAGTCCAACCTATTTCTTGTCCTAAATAACTTGCTAAATAATAACGACCATTTGAAGTTTTAGCTACTTTGGAAAGTGTCAAGTAGGTCCCTTTAAAATCTCTTAAATAAGCAACTTTTTCATCTTGTCCTTTGTTTTGGCGAACGTTTTTCCAAAGTGAATAATTTAAATTGCGAGTAACTGTTCCGATAGCTCGGTAATCTTCAATGGATTCAATAAATATCGGTGTTTCATTAATCAACTCTTCGCTGGCTAACCAACCTAGAGCTAAACCGTCGACAATTACCTTATCATACGTTATATCTTGATGCGTGAAGGTTGCTATACTAGTAACATTAGCATCAAGATCAAAATATCTTATTTCACCTTGTTGTTGTTTTAAGCATTCAAAATTTTTATAGAAAACCAATTCGCCGCCATTTTTTAGTGACTTTTGCTTATTTTTCACAATTATTTTTGCCGAATCTTCGCTCTCATAAACATCTGCTGTTTCTTCAGGTGTTTGACCTAAAATTGCTTGAATATTAATAGTATTCACTGCATAGGTCATTTGATCATTTCTGATATACTCGTTCAATTTCTCACGGTTAACTTCCATCGACATCGGGCTAACATTAATCATTTTATCAAATTTATAATAATAATCGAAAAGATTACGTAAACCACGATACATTGGCATCTTACCGTTCACTTCACGGTGAGCATCTGCATAAATATCACTATGTAAGAAAATTAAATAACGATCAGCTTGAGCACCTAAAATATTTTTTGCCCAAAAAAGACTGTAACCACTGAAGTCTATGGCTGTATCAAACGTTAAGTTCCCCAACAAACGATTAACATCACGACGGTAAGCACGCTCTGGATAAACGACTTTTTCATCAGAATCAAATTCCCTATGAATTAAACGACGATTGTCTTCGGCTTCTTCCACACTCCAGATCGAAGACCCAGTTCGATAAAGACAACGTACGTGCTTGTTTAAACGACCATAGTTAAAACGAACTTCAGCCCCTTTTGGCTCATCTGCCAAGACGGTCACATCATATTGCTCATAGTTAATATTATCCATCAAATTTAAGAAACTTGTTGTGATACCGTTTTTACGCATCCCGCCTGGATAAATCAAGAGTTTTTTCTTGTCTGTTTTTAATGATAACTGTTTAACATCCAAGCGCTCTTTGTCGTTGAACATGATATCAAGATAGTCTTCAGTCACTTGTCCATTATCATAATTGACCATTTTTTCTTTCATCAAGCGGTAGTTAGCTTGGTATGGCGCAACTGACTGTTCAACATCTACCAGTAATTCAAGAAGGTCTGTAAGACTTTCAGCCGTAGGTCCTGGTAGAGTTTCAAGTTCCAAGTACATGCCACGTTCCGCTGAATATACTTCTTTATCCCAGACATAGAAAATGATTGGCTTATCTGTCACTAGAAAATCAAAGAAAATACTTGAATAGTCTGTGACTAATACGTCAACTATGCTTAGTAACTCATTCGCATCTAAGTAATCTGAAATCAAACGCCCCGCTAAACGTTCGTCATCTTTCAAATGTTTGTACGCAAACGGATGAGCCTTGATTAAAATATTATACTCATTTGAGAATTTCACGGTTAATTGTTCTACTTCTTGAACCGTTTGTTCAATGGTATTTTGGGCATTTCCCACCGCCTTACCACGCCAAGTTGGCGTATATAGTAAGGTCTTTTTCGTTTCATCTAGTACAATACCAAACGTTGATAGCTTAGCTTGTAGTTCAGATTTAGGAGCGTTTAACGTTAAGTCGATTCGTGGATAACCGTGCTCAATGATCGTCCCTTCATAGACATCATTTAACTTGTACGCACGTTTAAAAATATCCGTTGTATGGGCATTAGGAGATAACAGATAATCTGTCATCAAGAAATTACGCATGACATTTTGCGCATTATAAATAGCCCCCGGTATATCAAAGCCCATTAATTTAAGCGGTGTTCCATGCCACGTATTGATATAAATTTGGTCCGGTCGTTTTACGAAAAAAGTTTGGAACGTCGAGTTGGTGATAACATATTTTGACGTTAACATCGCATCTACATACTCAAGCGTATCACGTTGAACTACCGTTATACGTTGACGATATTCTTCCGGAACATTTAATAACGCTTCTTCGTGATCTTTTTTCAACACCCAAATATGCTTTAAATGATGATAGTTATCGTCTGACACTAATTTCAAGAAAATAGCGTATGGAGAATCGGTGATAGATGCTCCGTCACGGGTTTCATATAACACCGCATTTTCGTCAATCACAGCGGTGTCATAATGCGCCCCATAATGTTCACGCATTAAGTGGTACATGCTTTTTTGTTTTTTCTTTTTCCTACGGCTAAATAAATTTATCATTATTTCCTTATACCTCAATCTAACTTATTTGAACTTATAAACTACCTAGTTTAATCTTCCTTCAACCCTAATCTTCTTTTAATATCGGTCGTCGAAACATTTTCTGTTCTTGGTAAATAAATCACTTCACATTGATTTTTCAAGAAGTCAAACTTACCTTCCCATGTATCACCCATCACAAATACATCGATATCATATTTTTCGATATCTGTCGCTTTTTGTTCCCAGTTTTCTTCTGGGTGAACCTCATCCACATATTTCAATGCTTCTAATACTAATTTACGATCTTCATACGTGTAGTAATTATCTTTACCTTTAACATCTTGGTTGAATTCATCAGTCGATAACATCACGACTAATTCATCCCCTAAAGCTTTGGCTCTTTTTAATAAGTTGATATGACCTTTATGTAAAATATCATATGTTCCATATGTAATAACGCGTTTTGTCATGTTAGTTCCCCCTATTATTCTGCTTTTTCTTTAAAGTCAGTTTTAATTTTAGTGGTTGAAATACCTTCTGTACGTGGTAAATAAATTACTTCGCAGTAATCTTTTAAAAAATCAAATTTACCTTCCCAGTCGTGTCCCATGACAAAAATATCGATTTCATTGTCTACTACATCTGCAATTTTTTGTTCCCAATCATTTTCAGGTAAGACAGCATCCACATATTTAACTGCTTCTAAAATATACTTACGATCTTCAAACGGCATGAAAGAAGTTTTACCTTTAATAGCATTGAACTCATCTGAAGAAATCACAACTGTTAAATGATCTCCCATTTCTTTTGCGCGACGTAAGATGTTGATGTGGCCCTTGTGTAATAAATCAAACGTTCCGTATGTAATGACTTTTTTCATTTTCTTCCCTCTTTATTATTTAATTATTTTATTGATTAATTTCTTAATCAACGAATCTTCTAGACTCATTATTATTTTAAGTTGTTTTTTCCTATTTAAAGATACCATATTTTTAGGCGCTTTTGGTAAATTATTAATTGTTTTAATCAGTTTTACTGCATATTCTGACACAATAAACTCATTAGATAACAATCGTTTATTTACATCATAGTTTAATTGAGATAAGGGGTCATTCAAAAATAATTTTATCTTTTCAGAGTCGTCATCTTCATTAGACAACCAATAAATCCCCTCAAACGCTTTATAAATATTAAAGATTTCACCATCTAAGCCTTTAGTTAAAATAACTTTTTTACCTTTAGCAATCGCTTCGGCTATTGAATAGCCTAATGTTTCATAATCAGCGGTTGACACGTATACATAGTCTTCTGGCATTTTTTCATTTACTAGAACATTGCTTAATTTGCTGTCCACTATCATATTACGGTACATTTTCTCATCTGGTCCATAACCGTTCAAATATAATGTATAATCTGGTCCTAATATTTCAGCCAGCTTAATAGCTTTTGAAAGTTTCTTTTGACGCTCATCGAATCTTGAATAGCTCAATAAATGGTTGGTAACTGGTGAAGGAGATTCCTCAAATAAGTCAAAAACATGTCGCAAGCTAACATTAAAAACAAAGACATTGTTTAGTTGATAGGTTTCTTTAAATTTATCGGCAATAGTTTGGGTTGCTAATCGGTAACTATCAATATAGTCGGGACACAACGCGTCACGATCACTTGGTAAATACGCAAGAGGCGCATGAATTTCCCCGACAATAAAGGCTTGTGGATTTTGCTGTTTAATTACTTGAGCGACTTTAAAATAGCTCTCTCTAGTAATCACAAATATATCATAATCTTGCGTGTCTAATAATTTTTCAACTGCTTCTACTTCGATTGCTTTATCAATCCAGCCATGTTCTGCCTTAAAGCTACTATCTTCGATTTTCTTACGATTAATGACATTAAAAAACGTAACCGAATGACCAGCTGTTAAGAATTCATTGGCTAAATTAATATTACTGCGGGTCGTTCCACCTGGCATATAGATATTGGAACTGATAATACCAATTTTCTTATTATTCAAAGACATTCTCCCACTCTCGTTTAGATTGCTCATCGCTACCATCGAAATTAAACGGCTCAAAATCTGGACGTGCATTCAGATATTGCGTAACCCCTGCATTAATTCCCTCTTGCGTATTTGGAACAATTATCGCATTTTGTTCAGTTAAGCGCTCAACTGTCGCCGGAATATCAACTGTAATAACATCCGTTTCTAAAGCCAACGCTTCGTACAACACTAACCCTAAACCTTCATATAATGAGGTCAAGACAAAACAATCTGCTGCTTTTAACAATGGGTATGGGTTATCCATTCTACCCAAAATAGTAATGGCATCTTTTGCAGGTGATGCTTCAACTTGTGTCATAATAGCTTCTTTTAGCGGACCGTGTGGGGCTACTAAAATTAAGCGAGTCATTGGATTTTGTTGATAATTTTCTTCAAACGCTCTAATTAAGCGGTCCTGACTTTTTTCTTTAGCATAACGGCCAATATGAATGAAATGCGTCAGTTCTGGATTGGCTAAGTCGTCTAATAATTTAGCTTTAATTCTTTCTTCTGATAACTGTTGTTCTTCTTCCATTTGAACTAACGGATAATCAACCGAAACCTCAACTAAAGTCTCCGACAGATTTGCTAGCGCAAGCTCTCGAATCTTCTTAACATTCAAGAAATTATTTACGACTTTAATTGCGTTAGCTCGTTCAGGTAGACGTTTCACTACTTCTTCCCCAATTTGACGGTTCACAGGAATAATCGCATCGACTGTCTGATAAACATCGGTCATAATTTTCATACTGAAACTTTGCTTCAATTTATACTCTTCATACATATCCGTATGCATGAAACTTCCTGTTTTACAAGGTAAGTCTGATATAAGTAATTGCGCTATTTCACGTTCAAAACCAGTGTATGAAATCATCCAATCAATCGGTAAATCACCAAATAAACGGCGATATTCACGATGATAGATTTTTTTCATTACTTGCTGTTTCTTAGGCTTATCAACGTCTTCTTTTTTCAGATATAGTAGACGCAACATCTTTTCTCTTGTATTGCCTTGAGGTATTCCTGAAATTGGATAATACTGAACTGACTCAGGAAACAGACTTAATTTAGGCAAATGTTCTGCCTTCATTAAATTTTTGTAGAAATACAATACGTAGTTACGTTTGTCCGCATCAATATTATCAAACATATTAAGTAGCGCCGTCGTAATCCCATTGTCCCATAAACCACCTACCATCAAGAAAACTGTTTCTTTGCCGTTGTGGCAACTTGAGACGGTAATCGAATCACTACTTTTATCTTCAAACATATGTTGAACAATTTGTTTAGTCCCATTGGCTTGATCGACTGGGCAGAATTCTGCCAAAAACTCACTATAATCATTAGCTGATAGTGGTTGATTGATGACTAAGTTAGTTAATTCTTCAATAGTGCTCGCTTCTTCAAATGGAAATTCATCCACTTGACGATAAACACCTCGAGTTGAAAAATACTCTTCTTTATCATAGGTGTATAACAGTATTCTTTTTTGCGTATTGGCAAAGTCAAACATAATAGATGAATAGTCGGTAATTAAGATATCGACTTGGCTAAGAAAATCATAAAGTTCCCAAGTTTTATCATAGAAAGTAATATTAGGAAAATCCTCTTCCTTAATGAATTGCATCTGGAATGGATGGAATTTAACCACTAATTCTTGATTAGCTCTTAAATGCGCACTTAAGTACTCTAAATCACTCACCATTTTGTCAAGTTCATCGGTTTGATTCCCTAGAGTTCCACGCCATGTTGGCATATAAAAAATTAATTCTTTGTCATTACTTTGCTTACCCGCAGCAAACAACAAACTGTTACGTGGTGAAGGCCCTACTACTAACTGACCTCCGTAAATATTAGTTAGGCCATAAGCACGTATCATGATTTCTTTCGTATAATCATTTGAAAAATAAAGACGGTCCGCTTGATAAAAATTACGTTGGACATTAGAAACATCTAGTGGACTATCGGTTTCATTTCCCATTTTCTTCAAAGGTGTGCCATGCCAAATAATATAGTATTGTTGTCCAGGGCGTTTGTTAAAGAAATCCCAGAAAGTTGTATCATTAACAATATATTTAGCTGTCGCCAAGTAACGCATATATTGTTTCGATCTAAATTTGACAACTGTCACATTAGGTAATTGGTATTTTTCATTCAGTTTTTCGAATTTACTAGGCTCTCTTAATGACAAAACTACCCGTAAATTTTGATGATTGTTCGATAGTTCTTGAACAATAGCAAAAATATGTCCTGTAAATTCGCTCCCTTGCGTACTCTCAACAAAAACGAGATTTTCTTCTATCGGTAACTTTTCGCTATAATTGATATAATGAATCGCTTCCCTATCTAATATATTTTGTTTAAAGGCACGCGCTACTTTTTTTATCATACAGTACTCCTTCAATTC
This is a stretch of genomic DNA from Vagococcus zengguangii. It encodes these proteins:
- the tagD gene encoding glycerol-3-phosphate cytidylyltransferase produces the protein MKKVITYGTFDLLHKGHINILRRAKEMGDHLTVVISSDEFNAIKGKTSFMPFEDRKYILEAVKYVDAVLPENDWEQKIADVVDNEIDIFVMGHDWEGKFDFLKDYCEVIYLPRTEGISTTKIKTDFKEKAE
- the tagD gene encoding glycerol-3-phosphate cytidylyltransferase, whose protein sequence is MTKRVITYGTYDILHKGHINLLKRAKALGDELVVMLSTDEFNQDVKGKDNYYTYEDRKLVLEALKYVDEVHPEENWEQKATDIEKYDIDVFVMGDTWEGKFDFLKNQCEVIYLPRTENVSTTDIKRRLGLKED
- a CDS encoding glycosyltransferase family 4 protein, whose protein sequence is MNNKKIGIISSNIYMPGGTTRSNINLANEFLTAGHSVTFFNVINRKKIEDSSFKAEHGWIDKAIEVEAVEKLLDTQDYDIFVITRESYFKVAQVIKQQNPQAFIVGEIHAPLAYLPSDRDALCPDYIDSYRLATQTIADKFKETYQLNNVFVFNVSLRHVFDLFEESPSPVTNHLLSYSRFDERQKKLSKAIKLAEILGPDYTLYLNGYGPDEKMYRNMIVDSKLSNVLVNEKMPEDYVYVSTADYETLGYSIAEAIAKGKKVILTKGLDGEIFNIYKAFEGIYWLSNEDDDSEKIKLFLNDPLSQLNYDVNKRLLSNEFIVSEYAVKLIKTINNLPKAPKNMVSLNRKKQLKIIMSLEDSLIKKLINKIIK
- a CDS encoding CDP-glycerol glycerophosphotransferase family protein, whose translation is MINLFSRRKKKKQKSMYHLMREHYGAHYDTAVIDENAVLYETRDGASITDSPYAIFLKLVSDDNYHHLKHIWVLKKDHEEALLNVPEEYRQRITVVQRDTLEYVDAMLTSKYVITNSTFQTFFVKRPDQIYINTWHGTPLKLMGFDIPGAIYNAQNVMRNFLMTDYLLSPNAHTTDIFKRAYKLNDVYEGTIIEHGYPRIDLTLNAPKSELQAKLSTFGIVLDETKKTLLYTPTWRGKAVGNAQNTIEQTVQEVEQLTVKFSNEYNILIKAHPFAYKHLKDDERLAGRLISDYLDANELLSIVDVLVTDYSSIFFDFLVTDKPIIFYVWDKEVYSAERGMYLELETLPGPTAESLTDLLELLVDVEQSVAPYQANYRLMKEKMVNYDNGQVTEDYLDIMFNDKERLDVKQLSLKTDKKKLLIYPGGMRKNGITTSFLNLMDNINYEQYDVTVLADEPKGAEVRFNYGRLNKHVRCLYRTGSSIWSVEEAEDNRRLIHREFDSDEKVVYPERAYRRDVNRLLGNLTFDTAIDFSGYSLFWAKNILGAQADRYLIFLHSDIYADAHREVNGKMPMYRGLRNLFDYYYKFDKMINVSPMSMEVNREKLNEYIRNDQMTYAVNTINIQAILGQTPEETADVYESEDSAKIIVKNKQKSLKNGGELVFYKNFECLKQQQGEIRYFDLDANVTSIATFTHQDITYDKVIVDGLALGWLASEELINETPIFIESIEDYRAIGTVTRNLNYSLWKNVRQNKGQDEKVAYLRDFKGTYLTLSKVAKTSNGRYYLASYLGQEIGWTSIRPLTRIHELSRWSPLWAYFNKKSKELDKRLGIGFSKKIEDLQIYVMLNTSDANLTLWNLPNGVTNSKLITESVAQYEGEVLEAYERITTNKGSFVGLKLDGEKIGYVEETYLTIMPEEKALQLIEAKQQTSLNEKEELNETIGLPEVDLVGSEVDGIDSDYYNIVTMGRLSPEKNQASLIKGFALFNEKYPKSRLYLLGQGQLASELIDLVKELNMESKVFLLGHLDKPFEFVKLNDVFTLTSFYEGQPMVLLEAMTLGVPLITTDIPANRNIVGEEEYGLYINGFEPEDIENGLERIYLNQKVFKTFDYEQYNQEAIASFYELLS
- a CDS encoding NAD-dependent epimerase/dehydratase family protein, producing the protein MHYLVTGGAGFIGSNLSNKLLKKGHEVTVIDDLSMGKKENLVASANLTFIEGSVTDQSLMKGLISSNKFDYIFHLAAVASVADSVERPVETHEVNYSSALNLLELVRVYQPTINRIVFASSAAVYGDDPVLPKTENSIINPLTPYAVDKYAAERTLLNAEKLFGIKTSATRFFNVYGPNQNPSSPYSGVISILLDRVIKTKNGEKVMFTLFGDGEQTRDFVFVEDVLDALLLVAESEETIGEVYNVGTAINTNLNTVISTLNEILNVKLDVIYQEARKGDIKDSYASIDKLKQLGYEPKFNIKQGLEKLVAHEMKNNH
- a CDS encoding CDP-glycerol glycerophosphotransferase family protein, giving the protein MIQLFSSKKKKKQKSMYHLIREHYGTYYETAVIDENAVLYETRDGASITDSPYAIFLKLVADENYQHLKHIWVLKKDHEEALLNVPEAYRQRITVVERDTLEYVDAMLTSKYVITNSTFQTFFVKRPNQVYINTWHGTPLKLMGFDMPGAIYGAQNVMRNFLMTDYLLSPNAHTTDIFKRAYKLNDVYEGTIIEHGYPRIDLTLNAPKSELQAKLSTFGIVLDETKKTLLYTPTWRGKAVGNAQNTIEQTVQEVEQLTVKFSNEYNILIKAHPFAYKHLKDDERLAGHLISDYLDANELLSLVDVLVTDYSSIFFDFLVTDKPIIFYVWDKEVYLAERGMYLELDTLPGPTAESMTNLIDLLSDVEQAIAPYQANYRSMKERMVAYDNGQVTEDYLDIMFNGKERSDVKQLSLKTDKKKLLIYPGGMRKNGITTSFLNLMDNINYEQYDVTVLADEPKLKEVRYNFDRLNSNVRCLYRTGASIWSVEEAEDNRRLIHRDFDSDEPVIYPERAYRRDVNRLLGNLTFDAAIDFSGYSLFWAKNILGAQANRYLVFAHNDLYADAHREVNGEMPMYRGLRSLFENYYKFDKIISVSPMTMAVNQEKLSEFVKPEQMTYAVNTINIQAILGEHAQEIVEDSKQVEKLIVKEQPKELKNSGEVVFFDNLEKLKNHQGQTIIVNSTDKITSIATLQENNQSYDKVLLNDLPLGWIASDYLSESLTLVVENISDYVGLGTVARKLDNPIWKGNQEGPSENTKVAYARDFKGTYLMFSKLAKTSKGDYVLVSHLGQELGWLAYSSLTRIHKLSRFSPLWLYYRTRANRLAKQLEISASQHVEPFQYYVKNKESVTELPIWQLPDGVTNSQLLESTLVNQYLGEVLETVERVKTSKGNFIGVTLRDSSMAYIEEKHLDILTAEQSLQALKEKAAQQVALEKQAYQLPKYDLAGSRVEPLDPDYCNFINMGRLSPEKNQVALIKGFALFNQKHPKTRLYILGKGPLEEELIAAVKETKMTEHIFVLGHLDNPFRFVSENDVFVLPSFYEGQPMVLLESLTLGLPLLVSDIPANRNVVGDETYGLYINGFEPTDIELGLEYIYLSDRKFKRFDYLSYNEDAINDFYHHLI